A genomic window from Gymnodinialimonas ceratoperidinii includes:
- the ychF gene encoding redox-regulated ATPase YchF translates to MGFRMGIVGLPNVGKSTLFNALTRTAAAQAANFPFCTIEPNVGDVAVPDARLDKLAAIASSKSIIPTRMTFVDIAGLVKGASKGEGLGNQFLANIRETDAIAHVLRCFEDGDVVHVDGRVDPIADAETIETELMLADLESIEKRMANLTRKVRGGDKEAVQQERLLNAAKAALEDGKPARSVAVDEEDAKAWKMLQLLTTKPILYVCNVEEENAGSGNSQSARVAEMAAKQGNAHVVISAKIEEDISQLDAEDAEMFLEELGLEEPGLDRLIRAGYELLNLQTYFTVGPKEARAWTIKEGTLAPAAAGVIHGDFEAKFIRAETIAYDDYVALGGENPAKDAGKMRAEGKGYVVKDGDVLHFLHGG, encoded by the coding sequence ATGGGTTTCAGAATGGGCATCGTGGGCCTGCCGAACGTCGGCAAATCGACCCTTTTCAACGCGCTGACCCGCACGGCGGCGGCGCAGGCGGCGAACTTCCCCTTCTGCACGATCGAGCCCAACGTGGGCGACGTGGCGGTGCCCGACGCGCGGCTCGACAAGCTCGCGGCGATTGCATCGTCGAAGTCGATCATCCCCACGCGGATGACCTTCGTGGATATCGCGGGCCTCGTGAAGGGCGCGAGCAAGGGGGAGGGGTTGGGCAACCAGTTCCTCGCCAACATCCGCGAGACCGACGCCATCGCCCATGTGTTGCGGTGTTTCGAGGATGGTGACGTGGTCCATGTCGACGGCCGCGTCGACCCGATTGCCGATGCTGAAACCATCGAGACCGAACTGATGCTGGCCGACCTCGAGAGCATCGAGAAGCGCATGGCGAACCTGACCCGCAAGGTACGTGGCGGCGACAAGGAGGCGGTGCAGCAGGAACGCCTGCTCAACGCCGCGAAGGCCGCGCTGGAAGACGGCAAGCCCGCGCGCTCGGTCGCCGTTGACGAGGAGGACGCCAAGGCCTGGAAGATGCTGCAACTGCTGACCACCAAGCCGATCCTCTACGTCTGCAACGTCGAGGAAGAAAACGCGGGCAGCGGCAATTCCCAGTCGGCTCGGGTGGCGGAAATGGCCGCCAAGCAGGGCAACGCCCATGTGGTGATCTCGGCCAAGATCGAGGAAGACATCAGCCAGCTGGATGCCGAAGACGCCGAGATGTTCCTTGAAGAGCTGGGGCTGGAAGAGCCCGGCCTCGACCGGTTGATCCGCGCGGGCTACGAGCTGTTGAACCTGCAGACCTATTTCACCGTCGGCCCGAAAGAGGCCCGCGCCTGGACGATCAAGGAAGGCACGCTCGCCCCCGCGGCGGCGGGTGTGATCCACGGTGATTTCGAGGCCAAGTTCATCCGCGCCGAGACCATCGCCTACGACGATTACGTCGCTCTGGGCGGTGAGAACCCGGCGAAGGACGCCGGCAAGATGCGCGCCGAGGGCAAGGGCTACGTCGTCAAGGACGGCGACGTGCTGCACTTCCTGCACGGCGGCTGA
- the trpA gene encoding tryptophan synthase subunit alpha: MTRPTTRIDDTFARLSASGKKAFVSYIMAGDPDADTALEIMRGLPDAGVDIIELGLPFTDPMADGATIQLAGQRALEGGMTLERTLQMARDFRAGDDTTPIVLMGYYNPIYARGVDKFLSDAKEAGIDGLIVVDLPPEEDEELCIPAQAAGLNFIRLATPTTDDARLPKVLTNTSGFVYYVSVTGTTGAAAAQASDVAPEVSRIKAKTDLPVIVGFGINTPEASESIAAIADGCVVGSAIVSKIADGTPVPEVLSFVKSLADGAHRG; encoded by the coding sequence ATGACCCGCCCCACCACTCGGATCGACGATACCTTCGCGCGCCTGTCAGCCTCCGGCAAGAAAGCCTTCGTCTCCTACATCATGGCGGGCGACCCCGATGCCGATACCGCGCTCGAGATCATGCGCGGCCTGCCTGACGCCGGCGTCGACATCATCGAGCTTGGCCTGCCCTTCACCGATCCCATGGCCGACGGCGCGACGATCCAGCTGGCTGGCCAGCGCGCGCTGGAAGGCGGCATGACGCTGGAGCGCACCCTTCAGATGGCCCGCGATTTCCGCGCGGGCGACGACACCACGCCCATCGTCCTCATGGGCTACTACAACCCGATATACGCGCGCGGCGTTGATAAATTCCTAAGCGACGCGAAAGAGGCCGGGATCGACGGGCTGATCGTCGTGGACCTGCCGCCCGAGGAAGACGAGGAACTCTGCATTCCCGCCCAGGCCGCCGGTCTCAACTTCATCCGCTTGGCCACCCCCACCACCGATGACGCGCGCCTGCCCAAGGTGCTGACCAATACCTCCGGCTTCGTCTATTACGTCTCCGTCACCGGCACGACCGGCGCCGCTGCGGCGCAGGCCTCGGACGTGGCGCCCGAGGTCTCCCGGATCAAGGCCAAGACCGACCTTCCGGTGATCGTCGGCTTCGGCATCAACACCCCCGAGGCCTCTGAGTCCATCGCCGCCATCGCCGACGGCTGCGTGGTCGGCTCCGCCATCGTGTCGAAGATCGCCGACGGCACCCCGGTCCCCGAGGTGTTGTCCTTCGTGAAAAGCCTCGCGGACGGCGCGCACCGGGGCTGA
- a CDS encoding alpha-hydroxy acid oxidase: MSPITEIEDLKRIYKRRVPKMFYDYAESGSWTEQTFRENSSDFDLIRLRQRIARDMAGRTTASTMVGQDVTMPVALAPVGLTGMQSADGEIKAARAAERFGVPYTLSTMSICSIEDVAEHTQKPFWFQVYTLKDDDFMKRLFARAKAAGCTTLVITVDLQIMGQRHKDIKNGLSAPPKLTPKSVANMMTKVPWGLEMLGTKRRFFGNIVGHAKGVTDPGSLSSWTAEAFDPSLNWERIKEFRSWWDGPVVLKGILDVDDAKEAVNVGADAIVVSNHGGRQLDGALSSIRMLPQIMDAVGDKIEVHLDSGIRSGQDVLKALALGAKGTMIGRAYVYGLGARGQQGVTEALEVIQKELSTTMGLCGERDVANLGRHNLLVPKGFSDGWV, encoded by the coding sequence ATGTCCCCCATCACCGAGATCGAAGACCTCAAGCGCATCTACAAGCGGCGCGTGCCGAAGATGTTCTACGATTACGCCGAATCCGGCAGCTGGACCGAGCAGACCTTCCGCGAGAATTCCTCGGATTTCGACCTGATCCGCCTGCGCCAGCGCATCGCGCGTGACATGGCGGGGCGCACGACGGCCTCCACGATGGTGGGTCAGGACGTGACCATGCCGGTGGCGCTCGCCCCGGTCGGGCTGACGGGGATGCAATCGGCGGATGGCGAGATCAAGGCTGCCCGCGCCGCCGAGCGCTTCGGCGTGCCCTACACGCTCTCGACCATGTCGATCTGCTCCATCGAGGACGTGGCCGAACACACGCAGAAGCCGTTCTGGTTCCAGGTCTACACCCTCAAGGACGACGACTTCATGAAGCGCCTGTTCGCCCGCGCAAAGGCGGCCGGCTGCACCACGCTGGTGATCACTGTCGATCTTCAGATCATGGGTCAGCGCCACAAGGACATCAAGAACGGCCTCTCCGCCCCGCCCAAGCTGACGCCCAAATCCGTTGCCAACATGATGACCAAGGTGCCTTGGGGGCTCGAGATGTTGGGCACCAAGCGGCGCTTCTTCGGCAATATCGTGGGTCACGCCAAGGGCGTCACCGACCCCGGCTCGCTGTCCTCCTGGACCGCCGAGGCCTTCGACCCCTCCCTCAATTGGGAGCGGATCAAGGAGTTCCGCAGCTGGTGGGACGGGCCGGTGGTCCTGAAGGGCATCCTCGATGTCGACGACGCGAAAGAGGCGGTGAACGTGGGCGCCGATGCCATCGTCGTCTCCAACCACGGCGGGCGGCAGCTGGACGGCGCGCTCTCCTCGATCCGCATGTTGCCGCAGATCATGGATGCGGTGGGCGACAAGATCGAAGTGCACCTCGATAGCGGCATCCGCTCGGGCCAGGACGTGCTGAAGGCGCTGGCCCTGGGCGCGAAGGGCACGATGATCGGGCGGGCCTACGTCTACGGTCTGGGGGCGCGCGGGCAGCAGGGCGTGACCGAGGCGCTGGAGGTGATCCAGAAGGAGCTTTCCACCACCATGGGCCTCTGCGGCGAGCGTGACGTCGCCAACCTCGGCCGTCACAACCTGCTGGTGCCCAAGGGTTTTTCCGACGGCTGGGTGTAG
- a CDS encoding MATE family efflux transporter has product MHSQATTRAELAPLIRLSVPLMVGLTAALLIGVVDTVMISPLGTVPLAAAGVTTAVLIILISALWGLLTVISVQISQAEGAADPARVALAFRSGLLLCLIGGILAAASMAAVYPLLGPLGQPREVLDILLPYWLSMALWIVPFTLFFGLKALFDAVDWPWTAVGLSYIGVVVNIPANYTFIHVLDMGILGAGLASILSQSLSLLAAWIVVTRSEGLRPYRQAVAVAWADVRAQLRESVPLCLGYAGEGGAYAMIGLMIGWLGAEALAAHQIVNAIGGLAYVIPLGMAGAVSIRIGNAVGAGRPDRLRPILKASFLMVVIWLAMASCVFIFGGRALAEAMSDDPAVITLAATLFIIMAMMQITDGIQGTSLGALRGMSDMNRPTVITLVAYWVIALPASYALGIIFDFGALGIWAGYTLGLAIAAIALPLRFWRLTAPATMKAREA; this is encoded by the coding sequence ATGCATAGCCAAGCCACCACGCGGGCGGAACTCGCCCCCCTGATCCGCCTATCGGTGCCCCTGATGGTGGGGCTCACCGCGGCGCTGCTGATCGGCGTGGTGGACACCGTGATGATCTCGCCGCTGGGCACCGTGCCGCTGGCGGCGGCGGGGGTCACGACAGCCGTGCTGATCATCCTGATCTCGGCGCTCTGGGGTCTTCTGACCGTCATCTCCGTCCAGATCAGCCAGGCCGAAGGTGCAGCCGACCCGGCCCGCGTGGCGCTGGCCTTCCGCTCGGGACTGCTCCTCTGTTTGATCGGCGGCATCCTCGCGGCGGCGTCGATGGCGGCCGTCTACCCCTTGCTCGGCCCTCTCGGCCAACCGCGCGAGGTGCTCGACATTCTGCTGCCCTACTGGCTCTCCATGGCGCTTTGGATCGTGCCCTTCACCCTGTTTTTCGGCCTCAAGGCGCTGTTCGACGCCGTCGATTGGCCCTGGACGGCCGTGGGCCTCAGCTACATCGGCGTGGTGGTGAACATCCCGGCGAATTACACCTTCATCCATGTGCTCGACATGGGCATCCTCGGCGCGGGCCTCGCCTCGATCCTGTCCCAGAGCCTCTCGCTGCTGGCCGCCTGGATCGTCGTCACGAGGTCCGAGGGCTTGCGTCCCTACCGGCAGGCCGTGGCCGTCGCATGGGCCGACGTGCGTGCGCAATTGCGCGAGAGCGTGCCGCTTTGCCTCGGCTACGCCGGAGAGGGCGGCGCCTATGCGATGATCGGCCTGATGATCGGCTGGCTCGGGGCCGAGGCGCTGGCCGCGCACCAGATCGTCAACGCCATCGGCGGGCTGGCCTACGTGATCCCGCTCGGCATGGCCGGCGCGGTCTCGATCCGCATCGGCAATGCCGTGGGCGCAGGGCGGCCGGACCGCTTGCGCCCGATCCTGAAGGCTTCGTTCCTGATGGTGGTGATTTGGCTCGCGATGGCGTCTTGCGTGTTCATCTTCGGCGGGCGTGCACTGGCCGAAGCCATGTCCGACGATCCCGCCGTCATCACCCTGGCCGCGACGCTCTTCATCATCATGGCGATGATGCAGATCACAGACGGCATTCAGGGCACGTCGCTGGGCGCGCTGCGCGGCATGTCGGACATGAACCGCCCCACGGTCATCACGCTGGTCGCCTATTGGGTCATCGCGCTCCCCGCGAGCTACGCACTCGGCATCATCTTTGATTTCGGCGCCCTCGGGATCTGGGCCGGCTACACCCTCGGCCTCGCCATCGCCGCCATCGCCCTCCCCCTCCGCTTCTGGCGTCTGACGGCCCCGGCGACGATGAAAGCACGAGAGGCCTAG
- a CDS encoding MFS transporter produces the protein MSVLTALALSRRPLIAFMIVGVFWGSFAAQVPVLKAGIGADDATFGLVLLGTSMGLVATMWLAPPFDRRLGSWAMPAAAALFACVALGPALASGAVTFFVAMLLAGFCSGMLDVVMNARVSELEARHGRSLMNANHAMFSVAYAISAILTGFAREAGYAPGQIFVAVAVTIAAMALFLRTEVTPTDDAARRANRFPWGVVLLCGAIVLVAFFVEATVEAWSALHIERTLGGRAAEGAFGPAILGLTMAVGRFSGQALTERFSEHAIIVIGTGLACIGSVIAAASVTPLMAYVGFGAMGLGIAAVGPVGLAIVGRLVRPEHRTAAVARAAVIGFIGFVLAPSLMGFISGAVGLRWAFVTVGAIALLAPLLAVYLRRSYTQPSEKPLGTSRL, from the coding sequence ATGTCCGTCTTGACCGCTCTCGCCCTCTCGCGTCGCCCGCTCATCGCCTTCATGATCGTCGGCGTGTTCTGGGGCAGTTTTGCCGCCCAGGTTCCGGTGCTGAAAGCCGGGATCGGGGCCGATGACGCGACCTTCGGGCTGGTGCTTCTGGGCACCTCGATGGGGTTGGTGGCGACCATGTGGCTGGCGCCGCCTTTCGACCGTCGCCTGGGCAGTTGGGCGATGCCCGCCGCCGCCGCACTCTTCGCCTGCGTGGCGCTGGGTCCCGCGCTGGCAAGCGGCGCGGTGACGTTCTTCGTGGCGATGCTGCTGGCGGGCTTTTGCTCGGGGATGCTCGACGTGGTGATGAATGCCCGCGTCTCGGAGCTAGAGGCGCGCCACGGGCGCAGCCTGATGAATGCGAATCACGCCATGTTCTCGGTCGCTTACGCGATATCGGCGATCCTGACCGGCTTCGCGCGGGAGGCCGGATACGCCCCCGGCCAGATCTTCGTGGCCGTCGCCGTCACGATCGCCGCCATGGCGCTGTTCCTGCGAACGGAAGTGACGCCGACAGACGACGCGGCGCGGCGCGCGAACCGGTTTCCCTGGGGCGTGGTCCTGCTTTGCGGGGCGATCGTGCTGGTCGCCTTCTTCGTGGAGGCCACGGTCGAGGCCTGGTCGGCGCTCCATATCGAGCGCACCTTGGGCGGGCGCGCCGCCGAGGGTGCCTTCGGCCCGGCGATCCTGGGGCTGACGATGGCCGTGGGACGCTTCTCGGGGCAGGCGCTGACCGAGCGGTTCAGCGAACATGCGATCATCGTGATCGGCACCGGGCTTGCCTGTATCGGGTCGGTGATCGCGGCGGCCTCGGTGACGCCGCTGATGGCCTACGTGGGCTTCGGCGCGATGGGTCTGGGAATCGCCGCGGTGGGGCCGGTGGGCCTCGCGATCGTGGGACGCCTGGTGCGCCCTGAGCACCGGACCGCCGCCGTGGCGCGGGCGGCGGTGATCGGCTTCATCGGCTTCGTTCTGGCGCCCTCGTTGATGGGCTTCATCTCGGGGGCGGTGGGTCTGCGATGGGCCTTCGTCACCGTCGGCGCCATCGCCTTGCTTGCGCCGCTGCTGGCGGTCTACCTGCGGCGGAGCTACACCCAGCCGTCGGAAAAACCCTTGGGCACCAGCAGGTTGTGA